From a region of the Colias croceus chromosome 14, ilColCroc2.1 genome:
- the LOC123697191 gene encoding G-protein coupled receptor moody-like: MTCEVLLYFEMAYEKGFAVLFANGSEIFNLSDSELGSVQLFKDYPDGLLRFTAACSLVFMIIGIPGNLITIIALARYEKVRNATAIFIMNLSCSDLLFCCFNLPLAISTFLNRSWVHGIIFCKLYPMMRYGLVAASLFTVLAITINRYVMIAHPRLYPKMYKTRNIGLMLVVIWIAAFSVLIPTAFDKWGRFGLDVKIGSCSIIDDKNGQSPKKPLFLTAFILPCVAIIICYTRIYFIVRKTSKKSKGVVPYKGEQQPSCVESSSVDSSESISVRVSGPEVSSSDNMESYSEQSKNGAAQKAATFQIQSRDDIKRPENRLRRTALRKSMAMLKLTLPTRKDRRLGTMIMAIMVTFCVCHLPITITKTLRDMNPIPASTLSSYILLYLSSCMNPVIYVVMSNEYRKAYKNLLRCRRRS, translated from the exons ATGACGTGCGAAGTGTTGTTATACTTTGAAATGGCATACGAGAAAGGGTTTGCAGTTCTGTTTGCTAATGGAAGtgaaatatttaacttatcGGACTCTGAGTTGGGTTCAGTGCAGTTGTTTAAGGATTACCCAGATGGACTTTTGCGGTTCACGGCTGCTTGTTCCTTGGTCTTCATGATTATTGGGATACCCGGCAACCTCATTACTATCATCGCTCTGGCACGATATGAGAAG GTACGCAACGCAACCGCAATATTCATTATGAACCTATCGTGCTCAGATCTGCTGTTCTGCTGTTTCAATTTACCCCTGGCCATTTCTACCTTCCTCAATCGGTCTTGGGTACACGGCATCATATTCTGCAAGCTGTATCCCATGATGAGATATGGTCTCGTAGCCGCCTCCCTGTTTACCGTCCTGGCTATTACAATCAATAGATATGTAATGATCGCACATCCCAGACTATACccaaa GATGTATAAAACACGGAACATAGGTCTTATGCTGGTGGTAATATGGATCGCAGCTTTCAGCGTTTTAATACCGACAGCTTTCGATAAATGGGGCCGATTCGGACTGGACGTAAAAATCGGCTCCTGTTCCATTATTGATGACAAGAACGGCCAATCGCCAAAGAAGCCCCTGTTTTTAACTGCCTTCATACTTCCTTGTGTTGCGATAATCATTTGCTACACTCGTATTTACTTCATAGTTCGGAAAACGTCTAAAAAATCTAAAGGTGTGGTGCCGTACAAGGGAGAACAACAACCGTCGTGCGTTGAATCATCGTCCGTTGATTCGTCGGAATCAATTTCAGTTAGAGTTTCTGGTCCCGAAGTGAGCAGTAGCGATAATATGGAAAGCTATTCTGAACAAAGTAAAAATGGAGCCGCTCAAAAGGCGGCAACATTTCAGATCCAAAGTAGAGATGACATTAAAAGACCTGAGAACAGACTTCGTAGAACAGCTCTAAGAAAGTCTATGGCGATGCTAAAACTGACTCTCCCGACACGAAAGGATAGAAGACTCGGAACTATGATAATGGCCATAATGGTGACGTTCTGCGTGTGCCATCTACCGATAACAATAACTAAGACGTTACGAGACATGAATCCTATACCGGCGTCAACGTTATCATCCTACATTCTATTGTATTTATCTTCCTGTATGAACCCAGTGATTTACGTGGTAATGTCAAACGAATACAGGAAAGCTTACAAAAATCTTTTAAGATGTAGGCGGAGGTCatga